The stretch of DNA CTCCCGCTATCGGCCCGACATCGGGATCGTGGGCGCCCGCGCCGTCTGGTACACGGCCGTCGTCGCCATCGTGGCCGGGCACGTCATCGCGGTGTACGTGGCCCACGCCGTCGCCCTCCGCGAGTTCCGGGATCGAGGCGCCGCCCTCCGCAGCCAGCTGCCGATGCTGGTCCTCATGGTGAGCTACACGATCGTGAGCCTCTGGATCATCGCCCAGCCCATCGTCGAGAGCAGGTAGTCGTCGAAAGGAGCGAACCGAGATGAAGCAGGCGCTCGTGGTGGTGGCGGTCCTCGCCGGGGCCCTGTGGCCGGCCACGGGGCGGGCTCAGCTCCCCGTGAGCCAGGTGGTCCTCGAGAACGCGTCGGTCCGCATCACCGTCCTCACCTTCGCGCCCGGCGGGGCCACCGGCCGTCACCAGGGGATCGAGGCGGAGATCGGGATCGTCATCGAGGGCCAGCTGACGGTGGAGAGTCCGACCGGACGGCAGAGCCTCCAGCCCAGCGGAGTCTACTGGATGCCCGGCCTCACCCCCCACGATGTCCGCAACGAGTCGAACCGCCCGGCGAAGCTCTGGGACATCTTCCTCAAGCGCTGCGACTGACGCGAGCGGCGCGCCCCGCGTTTACCCCCCGCGCACCTGAGCCGTGCGCGTGCAGCCCGTCCTGGGCGTGCGGTCACTGAGCGGCTACACCATCGCTCTCGAACCGGTGCAGCCGAGCAGAGACCGTTGAAACGAGATCACGGTGGCGCTCTTGTTACTTGTTACGGATCTCTGCGACCCTCGGGAACGTCCCGAGTGGGCAGGCTGCGCCGTCTCGCTGGACTCGGCCGCGAAACGAGGCTCTTGACACCGAAACACTTCTGAGATCATGTAACGTATGATACAGCTCATTCGAAGGAGAGCGACATCGGGATGGCCCAGCCAGGAAAGGGCCCCGAACTCGGCGACAGCCCTGGGGAGGTGCCGGGGCGTTCTGAGACGACGCGCGGCCTCGAGGTCCCGGTCTCCCTCACGGTCTTCGGTGCTCCCGCGGCTCACGCCACGGCGACCATCGTCCGCCACAGCCTGGGTCGGCGCGCCGCGCGCGCGCTCGTCGTTCTGGGCGCGTGCTGGGGTCTCGCGCTCGTGGCCGTTTTTATCCCACTGGCCCACTTCCTGCTCGTGCCCGGACTGTTCGTGCTCGGGGTGATCCTCGCGACCTCCCGGGCCCGAGAGGCCTGGAGCATCGTCACGATGCAGGGCCAGTGCCCCCGGTGTCGGCTGGAGCAGACCCTCACATCCGCTCGCCGCGTCCGGGGCCAGTGGGTGGTCCACTGCCCCAACTGCAAGAATGAACTCGCCCTCACCATCGAGCCTGGACCCGGGGCCATCTGAGGCGATCGGCGTGGCCTGGCTGGTCCTGATCCTCGGTTTTCCCGTCCACCCGTCGAGTGTGCGGGTCAAGGCCTGGCGGCGACTCCGGGGTATCGGGGCGGTCCCACTCAAGAACGCGGTCCATCTCCTCCCGTTCACCGCCGAGAACCAGGAGCACTTCCAGTGGCTCGCGCAGGAGGTGCAGAAGGACGGGGGCGAGGCGACGTTGCTCACGGTCGACCAGATCCAGACCATGAAGCCGGCCGAGGTCGTGCGCCTGTTCCAGCAGGCGCGCGACCAGGACTACCGCGCGCTGGCCGAGCGCTACCGGAAGATCCTCCGCGGCCTGGACCGGGCCGCCACGGGCCGGACCGCCGCCCGGCGGGAGGAGGAGCTGGCCCGGCTCGCCCGCGATCTCGAGCGGATCCGGGAGATCGACTTCTTCGACGCGCCGGGCTCCCAGGAGGTGACGCGGTTGCGCGAGACGATCGAGATGCGGCGGCATCCCCGGGCGGCCAAGGCGGCGGCCAGTCAGCCGGCGACCCCGCTTGAGACCCTCCGGGGCCGGCGCTGGGTGACCCGCCCCCGCCCGCACGTCGACCGGATCGGGTCGGCCTGGTTGATCAAGCGCTTCATCGATCCCGACGCCCAGTTCGTCTTCGCGCGCCCCGAGGAGTTCCCCGAGGATGCCATCCCGTTCGACGCGCTCGGGGCGGAGTTCGGCCATCAAGGGGAGGACTGCACCTTCGAGACGCTCCTGAAGCGGAGCGGGCGGCGGGACCGCCGGCTGGCGCAGCTCGCCGAGATCGTCCACGAGGTCGACCTGCGTGACCAGAAGTTCAGTCGGGACGAGGCCCGCGGCCTCGACCTGACGATCCGCGGTCTCCTGGCGACACTGAAGGACGACCAGGAGGTCTTGACCCACGGCGTGGTCCTCTTCGACGGCCTCTACGCGGCGCTGGGTGACCGGAAGTGAGGAGGGCGGAGCCCATGGCCGAGGACGGTGTCGCCCGTCGCGTGCGGATCCGGGATCTCGTTGCCTACTATCTCCGCCTCGGCACGCTCGGCTTCGGCGGGCCCGTCGCGCTCTGCGGGCAGATGGAACGGGAGCTGGTCGAGGAGCGGAAGTGGCTCACGAAGGAGGAGATGCGCGAAGGGATCGCGGTGTGCCAGTCGCTGCCTGGCCCCCTGGCCATCCAGGTCGGCATCTACATCTCCTACCTGCGCGGAGGGTTCTGGGGGGCGTGGGCCGGCGGCTGGGCCTTCATCCTTCCGAACTTCGTCATCGTGGCCGCGCTGGGGGCTCTGTACGTCCACTTTGGCGGCCTGTCGCCGGTGACGGCGATCTTTTACGGGGTCAGCCCGGCCGTGATCGCCTTGATCCTCCACTCGTGCTACCGGCTCGCGAAGCTCGGCATGGAGGACTGGCTCCAGTGGGTGATCGCCGGGGCATGCCTGGCCATCACGGTCGCCGTCCAGGCTGAAGTGGCCTTGCTGTTCATCGCATCGGGGATCCTCGGCCTGCTCTATTACGGGTCACTCGTCCGGCGACGGGCGGCCGCCGCCGTGTTCTTCCTTCCCGCCATGCCTCTCAGCGCCCAGGCTGCCAACAGCGCGGGGGGCTCGATCCTGGGGAAGCTGCTGGTCTTCTTCCTGAAGGCCGGCTCCCTCACGTTCGGGAGCGGCCTCGTCATCGTCCCGTTTCTCGAGAAGGGGTTG from Candidatus Methylomirabilota bacterium encodes:
- a CDS encoding cupin domain-containing protein — protein: MKQALVVVAVLAGALWPATGRAQLPVSQVVLENASVRITVLTFAPGGATGRHQGIEAEIGIVIEGQLTVESPTGRQSLQPSGVYWMPGLTPHDVRNESNRPAKLWDIFLKRCD
- a CDS encoding chromate resistance protein ChrB domain-containing protein, which encodes MAWLVLILGFPVHPSSVRVKAWRRLRGIGAVPLKNAVHLLPFTAENQEHFQWLAQEVQKDGGEATLLTVDQIQTMKPAEVVRLFQQARDQDYRALAERYRKILRGLDRAATGRTAARREEELARLARDLERIREIDFFDAPGSQEVTRLRETIEMRRHPRAAKAAASQPATPLETLRGRRWVTRPRPHVDRIGSAWLIKRFIDPDAQFVFARPEEFPEDAIPFDALGAEFGHQGEDCTFETLLKRSGRRDRRLAQLAEIVHEVDLRDQKFSRDEARGLDLTIRGLLATLKDDQEVLTHGVVLFDGLYAALGDRK
- the chrA gene encoding chromate efflux transporter; the protein is MAEDGVARRVRIRDLVAYYLRLGTLGFGGPVALCGQMERELVEERKWLTKEEMREGIAVCQSLPGPLAIQVGIYISYLRGGFWGAWAGGWAFILPNFVIVAALGALYVHFGGLSPVTAIFYGVSPAVIALILHSCYRLAKLGMEDWLQWVIAGACLAITVAVQAEVALLFIASGILGLLYYGSLVRRRAAAAVFFLPAMPLSAQAANSAGGSILGKLLVFFLKAGSLTFGSGLVIVPFLEKGLVQQTGWLDERQFLVAVAIGMISPGPVVITATFVGYLVAGFWGSLVSTVGIFL